The Lepeophtheirus salmonis chromosome 1, UVic_Lsal_1.4, whole genome shotgun sequence genome has a segment encoding these proteins:
- the LOC121131789 gene encoding LOW QUALITY PROTEIN: serine/threonine-protein kinase ULK3-like (The sequence of the model RefSeq protein was modified relative to this genomic sequence to represent the inferred CDS: inserted 1 base in 1 codon), with translation MVDFTWDTSYIYIIMEYCGGGDLSRFIRLKKSLPECVVKKFLQQLGLALQFLRSKNISHMDLKPQNILITQSRVLKLADFGFAKKIKLSQKEMGIRGSPLYMAPEMLLEKGMXAKVDIWSVGVILYECLFGYAPYKSSTTLELYEKIKEDIAIEIPTSGISVKCSDLLKRCLDRHPETRIDFEEFLSHPFMDLEHIPCQKSFAKALELSFQAIEADKKEDFQTAFRLYKESLEYFVPLLHDESDPNKKFCSEKSRWIHNTR, from the exons ATGGTCGATTTTACATGGGATACGTCCTATATATACATCATAATGGAGTACTGTGGAGGAGGAGACTTGTCGAGGTTCATTCGATTGAAAAAATCCTTGCCAGAGTGTGTcgtcaaaaagtttttacaacAATTAGGACTAGCGCTTCAATTCTTACGTTCTAAAAACATATCTCATATGGATTTAAAGCCTCAAAACATTCTCATCACTCAGAGCCGTGTTCTCAAGTTAGCGGATTTCGggtttgccaaaaaaataaaactctctCAAAAGGAAATGGGTATTCGGGGCTCTCCTCTCTATATGGCTCCTGAAATGCTTTTAGAAAAAGGTA ATGCCAAGGTGGATATTTGGTCCGTTGGGGTCATCCTTTACGAATGTCTCTTTGGCTACGCACCTTATAAATCCTCCACGACTCTGGAATTGTATGAGAAAATCAAGGAGGATATTGCGATTGAAATCCCCACTTCCGGAATTTCTGTCAAGTGTAGTGATCTTTTAAAACGATGTCTGGATCGACATCCAGAAACTCGTATTGACTTTGAAGAGTTTCTTTCACATCCTTTTATGGATCTAGAGCATATTCCGtgtcaaaaaagttttgccAAAGCCTTAGAATTGTCTTTTCAAGCTATAGAGGCCGACAAGAAAGAAGATTTTCAAACTGCATTTAG ACTTTATAAAGAGTCTCTGGAATATTTTGTACCTCTCCTTCATGATGAGAGCGATCCGAACAAAAAGTTTTGCTCAGAAAAAAGTAGATGGATTCATAATACGCGCTGA
- the LOC121131787 gene encoding uncharacterized protein: MQLHWIIMSVSEDSINLCLMSSVHACKETLYVSFRDSSTVQDVLNYYLIRVQAPGIGKVSYILLNDQRVPCKPESTLSKVLGKDVKSASLILSVSQVSETRRLDLILIIGICYFFWITSLVIGLVMYLTHGWSSHGGSLTIINAYSHGTELYLFKSHERNARFTCSINSSAGISVLINSPSELNLKYYFTNFHCFNKSLSSSVYLGATDGLRELNQTLPCETRELMTKVKNTLSSIVSDSFVEILTNTKQGILGWRGIHSKSGGNQTTADWGKFSFKLHSQPKIRIKPTT, encoded by the exons ATGCAA TTACATTGGATCATCATGAGTGTCTCTGAAGATAGCATTAATTTGTGTTTAATGAGTTCTGTTCATGCATGCAAAGAAACATTATATGTGTCATTTAGAGATTCCAGTACAGTTCAAGATGTATTGAATTACTATCTAATTAGAGTCCAAGCTCCAGGCATTGGAAAAGTGTCTTACATTCTTCTCAATGATCAAAGAGTTCCCTGTAAACCGGAATCAACTTTATCTAAGGTTCTTGGGAAAGATGTCAAGTCTGCTAGTTTGATATTGAGTGTGAGTCAAGTTTCAGAAACAAGAAGATTGGATTTAATACTTATAATCgggatttgttattttttctggaTTACTTCCTTAGTTATAGGACTTGTGATGTATTTGACCCATGGATGGAGTTCCCATGGGGGATCATTGACTATTATCAATGCTTATTCTCATGGAActgagttatatttatttaaatctcaTGAAAGGAATGCAAGATTTACATGTTCAATAAATTCATCTGCTGGCATTTCTGTCCTCATAAAT AGTCCAAGTGAacttaatttaaagtattactTTACAAACTTTCATTGTTTCAACAAATCATTATCTTCATCAGTCTATCTTGGAGCTACTGATGGTCTAAGAGAGCTGAATCAAACTCTTCCTTGTGAAACAAGGGAATTGATGACTAAGGTCAAGAATACTCTAAGTTCTATAGTTAGTGATTCATTTGTCGAGATTTTGACTAATACAAAACAAGGAATACTTGGTTGGCGTGGAATACATTCAAAATCGGGGGGAAATCAAACTACTGCAGATTGGGGGAAATTTTCCTTCAA GTTACATTCCCAACCAAAGATTCGAATCAAACCAACAACTTGA